From Pedobacter indicus, a single genomic window includes:
- the hemC gene encoding hydroxymethylbilane synthase: MEKTFTIGTRGSELALWQANHIKDRLAEFGYQAELKVIKTQGDHIQHLRLDKLEGKGFFTKELEEELLSGSIDIAVHSHKDLPTTNPPGLIIAAVSEREDPSELLLILKDCVDTKKKLALKHNAIVGTSSNRRKSQLLALRPDLEIEDLRGNINTRIQKLRDENYDAIMIAKAGVERIQIDLSEFHIEVINPTEIVPAPAQGVLAVQINENNEELKEILKKINVEAVQEAIAVERKVLNLFDGGCHLPLGCYCRFENGQFEVWTAMAQTSNHFPDRVFMSAKSTEGLAEKIFDIYTNKERKLPGSVFISRDIDENSYLSKALKKHNITLEGESLIRIYPIINRLDPFILKHVDWIFFNSKNGIENFFSLEPRLSKKTKFAVVGRGSEAMLKQYGREVSYTGQDEGIDTEEIGRAFAAMNPNTTVLFPCAKGSYRTIQSQMTEDIKVIDLPVYETVLADDVSKTNADVLIFTSPSNVDAYFANNLIDPGQKVISIGYSTGKKLEEYGVSYTLPYSPDEIGLAEAVFALSL; this comes from the coding sequence GTGGAGAAAACTTTTACTATTGGAACTAGGGGCAGTGAACTGGCGCTTTGGCAAGCCAATCATATAAAAGATCGGTTAGCGGAGTTTGGATATCAAGCTGAACTTAAAGTCATAAAAACCCAGGGCGACCATATTCAACATCTGCGCTTAGACAAGTTAGAGGGGAAGGGCTTCTTTACCAAAGAGCTTGAAGAAGAACTTCTTTCCGGTTCAATAGATATTGCCGTTCACTCCCATAAAGACCTGCCAACGACGAACCCTCCGGGACTTATCATTGCAGCTGTTTCTGAACGGGAGGATCCTTCTGAGTTGCTACTGATTTTAAAAGATTGCGTTGATACAAAAAAGAAACTAGCATTAAAGCATAATGCTATTGTTGGTACTTCTTCGAACCGACGGAAATCACAATTGTTGGCTTTACGGCCAGATTTGGAGATTGAGGATCTGAGAGGAAATATTAATACCCGAATTCAAAAACTTCGTGACGAGAATTACGATGCGATTATGATAGCCAAGGCAGGGGTTGAGAGGATTCAGATCGATCTCAGTGAGTTCCATATTGAAGTAATTAATCCAACAGAGATTGTGCCGGCGCCCGCACAGGGGGTATTGGCGGTACAGATCAACGAAAATAATGAGGAGCTTAAGGAGATTTTAAAGAAGATTAATGTGGAGGCGGTTCAGGAAGCGATCGCTGTGGAGCGTAAGGTTTTAAATCTTTTTGATGGAGGATGTCACTTACCTTTAGGCTGTTATTGCCGTTTTGAGAATGGTCAGTTTGAAGTGTGGACGGCCATGGCACAGACGAGCAATCATTTCCCTGATCGGGTTTTTATGTCTGCAAAAAGCACCGAAGGGCTGGCTGAGAAAATATTTGATATCTACACCAACAAGGAACGGAAACTACCGGGCAGTGTTTTTATCAGTCGTGATATCGATGAAAATAGCTATCTGTCTAAAGCGTTAAAGAAGCATAATATTACCTTAGAAGGTGAGTCGCTTATTCGGATTTACCCGATAATCAACCGTCTTGATCCGTTTATATTGAAGCATGTAGACTGGATATTCTTTAATAGTAAGAATGGCATTGAAAATTTCTTTAGTTTGGAACCACGATTAAGTAAGAAAACGAAATTTGCTGTTGTGGGTAGAGGGTCTGAAGCCATGTTAAAACAGTATGGGCGCGAAGTATCTTATACTGGACAGGATGAAGGAATTGACACGGAAGAGATTGGTAGGGCATTTGCAGCTATGAATCCAAATACAACAGTATTATTTCCATGTGCGAAGGGTTCATACCGGACTATCCAAAGCCAGATGACCGAAGATATAAAAGTTATCGACCTGCCTGTATATGAAACGGTTCTGGCAGACGATGTTTCTAAGACAAATGCTGATGTTCTAATTTTTACAAGCCCGAGCAATGTGGATGCGTATTTTGCAAATAACTTAATCGACCCGGGACAGAAGGTAATCAGTATTGGCTATTCAACGGGAAAGAAATTGGAAGAATATGGTGTTTCCTATACCTTGCCTTATTCACCGGATGAAATTGGTTTGGCTGAAGCTGTATTTGCCCTGTCGTTATAG
- the hemA gene encoding glutamyl-tRNA reductase — MKNLKVIAYTHKNVDLKDLGNLVICDEELDPKLLQLKNILKTSELFYIGTCNRVEFVFYDENKLDDEFKERFFEALSISVPECKFSPVLSQLESYEGLEAINHLFRISCSLESLVVGEKEILAQVRKAYERSRAAGFTGDFMRMLMNQLVKTAKEVYTRTDISRKPISVVSLAYRSLRDLGLVENPRFLIVGAGETNQNIAKYIQKHKDSEFIVFNRTVEKAEALAKELNGKAYPLSELENYRGGFDVLITCTGSTEAIITNEIYQKLIGDDHSKKTIIDLAVPNDISEDVLKNNAINYIEVSSLQSIANKNLQDRYEELVHAERIIDENIQEFLPLLKQRKVELAMREVPQKVKEINSFALNTVFAREVGSLDENSRAVLEKVVNYLEKKYISVPMVMAKEILVKNSEIE, encoded by the coding sequence TTGAAAAATCTTAAAGTAATTGCATATACGCATAAAAATGTGGATCTGAAGGATCTGGGTAACCTAGTGATCTGTGATGAGGAGTTGGATCCGAAGTTGTTGCAATTAAAAAACATCTTAAAAACAAGTGAACTTTTTTATATCGGAACATGTAATCGGGTGGAATTTGTTTTTTACGATGAGAATAAACTTGACGATGAATTCAAAGAACGTTTCTTTGAAGCTCTTAGTATTTCCGTTCCCGAGTGCAAGTTTAGTCCGGTTTTATCGCAACTGGAATCATATGAGGGCTTAGAGGCCATTAACCATCTGTTTCGTATTTCTTGTTCTTTGGAAAGCCTGGTTGTAGGTGAGAAAGAAATATTGGCACAGGTAAGAAAAGCATATGAACGTTCCAGGGCGGCTGGTTTTACGGGCGATTTTATGCGTATGCTGATGAATCAACTGGTGAAAACCGCCAAAGAGGTATACACAAGAACAGATATTTCGCGGAAGCCAATTTCTGTTGTGTCTTTAGCTTATCGTAGCCTGCGTGATTTAGGTCTGGTAGAAAATCCGCGCTTCCTAATTGTGGGGGCAGGAGAAACCAATCAAAACATCGCTAAGTACATCCAGAAACATAAAGACTCGGAATTTATTGTTTTTAATCGCACTGTAGAAAAGGCCGAGGCTTTAGCGAAAGAGCTAAATGGTAAAGCATATCCATTATCTGAGTTGGAAAACTATAGGGGAGGTTTTGATGTACTGATCACTTGTACCGGTTCTACGGAAGCGATTATCACCAATGAGATTTACCAAAAATTGATTGGTGACGATCATAGTAAGAAAACGATCATTGATTTAGCTGTTCCAAATGATATCTCGGAAGATGTGCTCAAGAACAATGCGATAAATTACATCGAAGTGAGCAGCCTACAATCAATCGCTAATAAAAACCTTCAGGATCGGTACGAAGAGCTGGTGCATGCTGAGCGGATCATCGACGAGAATATACAAGAGTTTCTGCCGTTATTAAAACAGCGCAAAGTAGAACTCGCCATGCGCGAAGTGCCGCAAAAAGTTAAAGAGATCAACTCTTTTGCGCTGAATACCGTTTTTGCCCGTGAAGTAGGTTCGTTAGATGAAAATTCAAGAGCGGTGTTAGAAAAGGTAGTAAATTATCTTGAGAAGAAATATATTAGCGTCCCCATGGTTATGGCGAAAGAGATCTTGGTAAAGAATAGCGAGATAGAATAA
- the ispG gene encoding (E)-4-hydroxy-3-methylbut-2-enyl-diphosphate synthase: protein MDTTVGKKLPGVYCNSLIHYSRFQTREVHIGDVPMGANNPIRIQSMTTVDTMDTQGSIEQTLKMVDAGCEYVRITAPSIKEANNLAEIKKQLRLQGCKVPLIADIHFTPNAAEVAARIVEKVRINPGNYADKKKFNELSYTEAEYQNELERIYKKFAPLVKVCKEYGTAMRIGTNHGSLSDRIMSHYGDTPEGMVESAMEFIRMCEDLKFYNLVISMKSSNPQVMIQAYRQLVEKMTGEGMNYPLHLGVTEAGDGEDGRIKSAVGIGTLLEDGLGDTVRVSLTEEPELEAPVAIAMVNRYEQRRRNEVSPEAFTSFKEMCLPARDSLRRETADVNNFIGSSQVPRVVADISRENLKDPFILKAVGYRYDVLLDKYHMGEQSVDFVYLADQLPSFTMPANLKQVYDFQVWKDIVNRANIHPLFSLAEYVSAKERDPQMNLVAINTDDIDGDLFGELEFDKSLVLVLETDHEHGMADQRWFFCKLVELGIDVPVIIKRSYNPDEFNGPVGELESPEEPVSKLQIYAGTDFGGLLTEGYGDGIWIDSPSTALNHVASISFGILQATRSRISKTEYISCPSCGRTLFDLQETTQLIRSRTNHLKGLKIGIMGCIVNGPGEMADADYGYVGAGPGKITLYRGKQVVKKNVDTSAALDELIEIIREDGKWVDTEDVK from the coding sequence ATGGATACGACAGTTGGTAAAAAGCTTCCCGGGGTTTATTGTAATTCCCTGATACACTATTCGCGGTTCCAGACTCGCGAAGTTCATATTGGTGATGTGCCGATGGGAGCTAATAATCCCATTCGTATTCAAAGCATGACAACGGTTGACACCATGGATACGCAAGGCTCCATTGAGCAAACGTTGAAAATGGTGGATGCTGGCTGTGAGTATGTGCGTATTACCGCCCCGAGCATTAAAGAAGCGAATAATCTTGCTGAGATAAAAAAACAATTGCGACTACAGGGTTGCAAGGTTCCTTTAATTGCTGATATCCATTTTACACCGAACGCTGCGGAAGTGGCTGCCCGGATTGTTGAGAAAGTGCGGATTAATCCGGGTAATTATGCAGATAAAAAGAAATTTAATGAGTTAAGCTATACGGAGGCTGAATATCAAAACGAGCTGGAGCGTATTTATAAGAAATTTGCTCCGCTGGTAAAAGTTTGTAAGGAGTACGGTACGGCCATGCGGATCGGTACGAACCATGGTTCTTTGTCGGACCGCATCATGAGTCACTATGGCGACACACCAGAGGGAATGGTTGAGTCGGCTATGGAGTTCATTCGTATGTGTGAGGATCTGAAGTTTTATAATTTGGTCATTTCGATGAAGTCGAGTAATCCACAAGTGATGATCCAGGCTTACCGGCAGTTGGTTGAGAAGATGACCGGAGAGGGGATGAACTATCCGCTGCATTTGGGGGTGACGGAAGCGGGAGACGGTGAAGATGGCCGGATTAAATCGGCCGTCGGTATCGGAACGCTACTAGAAGACGGTTTGGGAGATACGGTACGGGTTTCATTAACAGAAGAGCCGGAGTTGGAAGCACCGGTGGCGATCGCGATGGTCAACCGCTATGAGCAGCGTAGACGTAATGAAGTTTCTCCAGAAGCATTCACTTCGTTTAAGGAGATGTGCTTGCCGGCGCGAGATTCTTTGCGACGTGAGACGGCGGATGTGAACAATTTTATCGGCAGCAGTCAGGTTCCGAGGGTAGTAGCGGATATTTCGAGAGAAAACCTAAAAGATCCTTTTATTCTGAAGGCAGTAGGCTATCGTTACGATGTTTTACTGGACAAATACCATATGGGCGAGCAGTCAGTCGATTTTGTTTATCTTGCTGATCAGTTGCCTTCATTTACGATGCCTGCCAACCTAAAACAGGTTTATGATTTTCAGGTATGGAAGGATATTGTGAATCGAGCGAATATCCATCCATTATTTAGCTTAGCGGAGTATGTATCGGCCAAAGAACGTGATCCGCAGATGAACCTTGTTGCTATCAATACAGATGATATTGATGGAGATCTGTTTGGGGAACTGGAGTTTGATAAATCGTTGGTATTGGTATTGGAGACCGATCATGAGCATGGAATGGCAGATCAGCGTTGGTTTTTCTGTAAGCTGGTAGAGCTGGGGATCGATGTTCCGGTTATTATTAAAAGAAGTTATAACCCCGACGAGTTTAATGGGCCTGTTGGTGAGTTGGAGAGCCCTGAAGAGCCGGTATCTAAGTTGCAGATTTATGCCGGCACCGATTTTGGCGGTTTGCTGACTGAAGGTTATGGGGATGGGATTTGGATCGATTCCCCGTCAACAGCACTGAACCATGTTGCGTCGATTTCTTTCGGGATTTTGCAGGCAACCCGCTCTAGAATATCAAAAACAGAATATATTTCTTGCCCGAGCTGCGGTCGGACGCTCTTCGACCTACAAGAAACAACCCAATTGATCCGAAGCCGGACCAATCATTTAAAAGGGCTGAAAATTGGCATCATGGGTTGTATTGTCAATGGGCCAGGAGAAATGGCAGATGCTGATTATGGCTATGTCGGGGCCGGCCCTGGTAAAATAACCTTATACAGAGGTAAACAGGTAGTAAAGAAGAATGTTGATACAAGTGCCGCGTTGGATGAATTGATCGAGATCATCAGGGAGGATGGTAAGTGGGTTGACACTGAGGATGTTAAGTAG
- a CDS encoding EcsC family protein, producing MTPYEERIWPELSYWQMKMQKKASITNRLTKKVQVKLNSMIPEKVHQGITYAIEKMVNGVLFGTKYITPKPKVDASFQLQEAYVKKQIKFYQKTASVEGAVTGAGGLVMGFVDFPAFLAIKMKMLFEVAALYGYNVKDFKERLFILYIFQLTFSSQQGRNEVYKIVADWEHYSENLPEDVESFDWRTFQQEYRDYIDLAKLAQLIPIIGAAVGAVANYQLVKQLGKVAMNSYRMRHFKGIS from the coding sequence ATGACTCCCTATGAAGAACGCATCTGGCCCGAATTGTCTTATTGGCAAATGAAGATGCAGAAAAAAGCCTCCATTACGAATCGGCTGACTAAGAAAGTGCAAGTAAAATTGAATAGCATGATTCCTGAAAAAGTTCACCAGGGAATTACGTATGCTATTGAAAAGATGGTGAACGGAGTTTTGTTTGGGACGAAATACATCACGCCGAAACCGAAAGTGGATGCGTCTTTTCAATTACAGGAGGCGTATGTAAAGAAGCAAATCAAGTTTTACCAAAAGACAGCTTCCGTAGAAGGTGCGGTGACCGGCGCAGGTGGTTTGGTGATGGGCTTTGTTGATTTTCCTGCCTTTCTGGCGATTAAGATGAAGATGCTTTTTGAAGTTGCTGCGCTTTATGGCTATAACGTAAAAGACTTTAAAGAGCGTTTATTTATCCTGTACATATTTCAGTTGACATTCTCAAGTCAGCAAGGACGCAATGAGGTTTATAAGATTGTAGCTGACTGGGAGCATTACAGTGAAAATCTGCCGGAAGATGTGGAGAGTTTTGACTGGAGAACCTTTCAGCAGGAATATCGAGATTATATCGATTTGGCTAAACTGGCACAATTAATTCCAATCATTGGAGCGGCCGTTGGTGCGGTTGCTAACTATCAGTTAGTAAAACAATTGGGGAAGGTAGCGATGAATAGTTATCGTATGCGACACTTCAAGGGAATTTCCTAA
- a CDS encoding ACP phosphodiesterase, translating into MNFLSHFYYTQSTANPYYTMGAVLPDLFRNHHHDWKFHEIDVVPDGDDMSWLIKGWLLHIEVDRIFHSSAPFSAHTSHLRKKLVHVFTEPPKRPFFLAHIGYELILDALLIQNKKVIAAEFYQQLESCDPSVLDRFMVQLGVQDTGGFHKFLKNFIESRYLGNYDRPKSLVHALDQIGRRVWVEKFTDFETKNTIEAIDSTMKELNPAFIDVFHWVEKRLL; encoded by the coding sequence ATGAATTTTTTGTCGCATTTCTACTATACACAATCTACAGCAAACCCCTACTATACCATGGGGGCTGTACTACCTGACCTCTTCAGAAATCATCACCACGATTGGAAATTTCATGAAATAGACGTAGTTCCGGATGGCGACGATATGAGTTGGCTTATCAAGGGCTGGTTGCTGCATATTGAAGTTGACCGTATCTTCCATAGCTCTGCGCCATTTTCAGCACATACCTCTCATCTGCGGAAGAAACTTGTCCATGTTTTCACGGAGCCTCCCAAGCGTCCTTTTTTTCTCGCCCACATCGGCTACGAGCTTATTCTGGATGCGCTGTTAATCCAAAATAAAAAAGTGATTGCCGCAGAGTTTTACCAACAACTAGAAAGCTGTGACCCTTCCGTCTTAGATCGATTTATGGTTCAACTCGGCGTTCAGGATACGGGAGGCTTTCATAAATTTTTAAAAAATTTTATTGAAAGCCGTTACTTAGGAAATTATGACCGCCCGAAGAGCCTGGTCCACGCCCTCGATCAAATCGGCCGCAGAGTCTGGGTCGAAAAATTCACTGACTTTGAAACTAAGAATACAATCGAAGCGATCGATTCGACAATGAAAGAACTGAACCCAGCTTTTATCGATGTATTTCATTGGGTTGAAAAACGTCTACTCTGA
- a CDS encoding SLC13 family permease, which yields MIKKNLKTINFIVGPLLFLLVNFVPFEGLSPQGRAVLACTIWVAFWWITEAVELPVTSILPIIIFPLSGALTVSETTSSYGNPYIFLFMGGFVIGLAIERSGLHKRIAFNLIKIVGTSEKKVILGFMVATGFLSMWISNTATAIMMLPIGISVASHFGDRQPFSKNLMLGIAYAASIGGIGTLIGTPPNIILAGIVKESLGYEISFLNWMLFATPFAAILLLATWFTLTRYTTEKDTEPANYGLDSLGKMSLVEKRVAVVFVLVAFLWISRSFLWNGILPMLDDTIIAIVGAMMMFTVPAGDGKGPLMNWEAAKKIPWDVLLLFGAGLVIAHGFSSTDLTVWLGEHFAYLDFLPVAVFTILIIAGINFLTEITSNTATASMILPVLITIGISLNMDVLPLLAGAAIAASCAFMMPVATPPNAIVFSSGKVTIPEMIRAGFALNIAAIILVFVFVQFIWGLIFK from the coding sequence ATGATTAAGAAAAATTTGAAGACGATCAACTTCATTGTTGGTCCTTTGCTCTTTTTGCTTGTTAACTTTGTTCCTTTCGAGGGTCTATCCCCACAAGGAAGAGCCGTCTTAGCCTGTACAATATGGGTCGCTTTCTGGTGGATTACCGAAGCAGTTGAACTTCCTGTTACGTCGATCCTTCCAATTATTATTTTCCCGCTGTCGGGTGCGTTAACAGTCTCGGAAACGACCAGCTCCTACGGGAATCCTTATATCTTTTTGTTTATGGGCGGCTTTGTAATCGGATTGGCAATAGAACGTTCAGGTCTGCATAAGCGTATCGCTTTTAATCTTATCAAGATTGTTGGAACCAGCGAGAAAAAAGTAATCTTAGGCTTTATGGTGGCTACGGGGTTCCTATCCATGTGGATATCCAATACGGCAACGGCAATCATGATGTTACCAATCGGTATTTCTGTTGCCAGCCATTTCGGCGATCGGCAACCTTTTTCTAAAAACCTGATGTTGGGTATCGCTTACGCTGCTTCCATTGGCGGAATAGGCACGTTAATCGGCACACCGCCCAATATTATTTTAGCCGGAATTGTAAAAGAATCACTAGGCTACGAGATTTCTTTCTTAAACTGGATGTTGTTTGCGACGCCGTTTGCTGCTATTCTCTTGCTGGCCACTTGGTTTACCTTAACAAGGTATACAACCGAAAAAGATACCGAGCCGGCAAACTATGGACTAGACAGTCTGGGTAAAATGTCGCTTGTCGAAAAACGGGTGGCTGTTGTGTTTGTATTGGTGGCCTTCCTGTGGATCAGTCGGTCATTTCTTTGGAATGGTATTTTACCGATGTTGGACGATACCATCATCGCGATCGTCGGAGCGATGATGATGTTCACCGTCCCGGCAGGCGATGGCAAAGGTCCGCTTATGAATTGGGAGGCAGCCAAGAAAATACCTTGGGATGTTCTCCTTCTCTTTGGAGCCGGCTTGGTCATTGCCCATGGCTTCTCGAGCACGGATCTGACCGTCTGGCTCGGAGAGCATTTTGCTTATCTTGATTTCCTACCGGTGGCCGTCTTTACAATTCTGATTATTGCAGGCATCAACTTTTTAACCGAAATCACATCCAATACAGCAACGGCCAGCATGATCTTGCCGGTGCTGATTACCATCGGCATTTCGTTGAATATGGATGTACTGCCGCTGCTAGCGGGAGCGGCTATTGCGGCCTCTTGCGCATTTATGATGCCGGTTGCCACACCACCGAACGCCATTGTCTTTAGTTCGGGAAAAGTGACAATCCCTGAGATGATCCGAGCCGGATTTGCCTTAAATATTGCAGCAATTATTTTGGTATTTGTTTTCGTTCAATTTATATGGGGATTGATTTTTAAGTAA
- a CDS encoding MATE family efflux transporter: MKNHLAIAKKAFPIILANASVPLLGLVDTAAIGHTGGAQEIGAIALGALVFSFLYWGFGFLRMGTTGYVSQAFGAGKHDEIRNIGLRYAVIALGIGILFICLQQLILPVALHLLDTSVSIKQLVGDYFYVRIWGAPATLCTYALLGILIGLGETKKLLVLQLVLNGLNIILNVIFVVFLGFGVKGIALGTVLAEWTSLFFGIWMVWQILNRLSPTLQNIHWKTLFNRQEFGQMMQTNGNIMIRTLALLFGFAWFTNRGAGFGDGILAANHILLQFVSLSAFFLDGYAYVVEMMVGRNLGARDERAFQTELKLANELAGATALVLALLFFFGGNLAINGLTTDVTVRGFAYSYLPLACLYIFTSFYAFQLDGVFIGATLSKEMRNASIVSVIVFLASSLLLSHYLGNKGLWIAFIIYVSVRGISLHYYMPRVRKLFHSQ, translated from the coding sequence ATGAAAAATCACTTGGCGATTGCCAAAAAAGCCTTTCCCATCATATTGGCCAATGCAAGTGTACCTCTGTTGGGACTTGTGGACACAGCTGCTATCGGCCATACCGGCGGCGCACAAGAGATCGGCGCTATTGCTTTAGGTGCGCTCGTGTTCAGCTTCCTATATTGGGGATTCGGTTTTCTGAGAATGGGCACGACAGGTTATGTTTCTCAGGCTTTTGGGGCAGGGAAACATGATGAAATACGCAATATTGGGCTGCGTTATGCGGTGATAGCATTGGGGATTGGCATTCTCTTTATTTGTTTACAGCAACTCATCCTACCCGTCGCCTTACATCTTTTGGATACAAGTGTTTCCATTAAACAATTGGTGGGCGACTATTTCTATGTGCGAATTTGGGGTGCACCTGCAACCTTATGCACCTATGCCCTGCTGGGTATTCTTATCGGTTTAGGTGAAACCAAAAAGCTTCTCGTCTTGCAATTGGTGCTGAATGGACTAAACATTATCCTGAATGTAATTTTCGTTGTTTTCTTAGGGTTCGGTGTTAAAGGCATCGCCTTGGGAACCGTATTAGCTGAATGGACTTCCCTCTTTTTCGGAATATGGATGGTGTGGCAGATTCTCAACCGCTTATCGCCGACCCTTCAGAATATTCATTGGAAAACACTGTTTAATAGGCAGGAATTCGGTCAAATGATGCAAACCAACGGCAATATTATGATCCGTACACTGGCTCTTTTATTCGGATTTGCATGGTTTACCAACCGCGGAGCTGGTTTTGGAGATGGCATTTTAGCAGCTAATCACATCCTATTACAATTTGTATCACTGTCGGCTTTTTTTCTCGACGGTTATGCTTATGTTGTCGAAATGATGGTAGGTCGAAACCTGGGCGCGCGAGATGAACGTGCTTTCCAAACTGAGTTAAAGCTTGCAAATGAACTCGCTGGTGCTACGGCGCTGGTTTTAGCTTTGCTGTTCTTCTTTGGAGGCAACCTGGCTATCAATGGTTTAACGACGGATGTCACCGTCCGAGGTTTCGCCTATAGCTACCTGCCGCTAGCATGTCTTTATATTTTTACTTCCTTTTATGCATTCCAATTGGACGGCGTGTTCATTGGTGCCACGTTGAGCAAAGAAATGCGAAATGCGAGTATCGTCTCCGTTATTGTGTTTTTGGCTAGCAGTCTATTGTTAAGCCACTATCTGGGAAACAAAGGGCTGTGGATTGCTTTTATCATATACGTATCTGTCAGGGGTATAAGTCTGCATTATTATATGCCGAGGGTGAGGAAGTTATTTCACTCCCAATAA
- the hemW gene encoding radical SAM family heme chaperone HemW — MAGIYIHIPFCKQACHYCDFHFSTSMRHKDDMVSAILQEIELRKNYLENTPIKSIYFGGGTPSLLSSQEINRIIDMIYHTQQVENTIEITLEANPDDLTAEKVKDLRGTPVNRFSIGVQSFYEEDLRWMNRAHNAQEAESSIKRAQDAGFTNITCDLIYGYPLLSDTKWINNIDRMAEFEVPHLSAYSMTVEPQTALGAFIRKGTQQPMNEGQSADQFILLMQKMGENGYEQYEISNFARNQQYSKHNTSYWQGVPYIGIGPSAHSFNGRERQWNVANNMKYLQALADKQIPAEKEILRESDKFNEYIMTSLRTKWGVDYAYLEKTFDSDFLLEMRKPLDMYIDKGKIENKEGHYVLTEQGKLIADQIASDLFITF; from the coding sequence ATGGCCGGCATTTATATCCACATCCCTTTCTGTAAACAAGCATGTCATTATTGTGATTTTCATTTTTCGACGTCCATGAGGCATAAAGATGATATGGTTAGCGCTATTTTACAGGAAATTGAATTGAGGAAGAATTACTTAGAAAATACGCCAATAAAGAGCATCTATTTTGGCGGCGGTACGCCCTCTCTCTTGTCGTCGCAGGAAATCAATCGTATAATTGATATGATTTATCATACCCAACAGGTTGAGAATACTATCGAAATTACCCTCGAAGCCAATCCGGACGACCTGACTGCGGAAAAAGTTAAAGATCTCCGCGGCACTCCCGTTAACCGCTTCAGCATCGGTGTCCAATCCTTTTATGAGGAGGACTTGAGGTGGATGAACCGTGCTCATAATGCACAGGAAGCTGAAAGCTCGATTAAACGTGCTCAGGATGCGGGCTTTACAAACATTACGTGTGATCTGATCTATGGTTATCCGCTATTGTCAGATACCAAATGGATCAATAATATCGACCGGATGGCTGAATTTGAAGTTCCCCATCTTTCTGCTTATAGCATGACAGTGGAACCTCAGACCGCTCTTGGCGCCTTCATCCGGAAAGGAACACAACAGCCGATGAACGAAGGACAAAGCGCCGATCAGTTTATTCTTTTGATGCAGAAAATGGGGGAAAATGGATACGAACAATATGAAATTTCGAACTTCGCTCGAAACCAACAGTACTCAAAACATAATACCAGTTATTGGCAAGGGGTACCTTATATAGGCATAGGCCCTTCTGCCCATTCGTTCAATGGAAGGGAGCGACAATGGAACGTAGCTAACAACATGAAGTACCTGCAAGCTTTGGCAGACAAACAAATACCTGCTGAAAAAGAAATCCTAAGAGAATCAGATAAGTTCAATGAATATATCATGACCTCGCTCCGAACCAAATGGGGGGTCGATTATGCGTATCTGGAGAAAACCTTTGATTCTGATTTTCTCTTAGAAATGCGCAAGCCTTTAGATATGTACATCGACAAAGGAAAAATTGAAAATAAAGAAGGTCACTATGTCTTAACAGAACAAGGCAAATTAATCGCAGATCAAATCGCCTCTGATCTTTTTATCACATTCTAG